The Salvia miltiorrhiza cultivar Shanhuang (shh) chromosome 1, IMPLAD_Smil_shh, whole genome shotgun sequence genome has a window encoding:
- the LOC131021522 gene encoding NAC domain-containing protein 40-like isoform X1, with the protein MGSCNISDNDRSICSMEISIAEASSMFPGFRFSPTDEELIQYYLKRKLHGSDDGVEVIPEVDICRHEPWDLPGQSVIQSDNEWFFFSPRGRKYPNGSQSKRATVSGYWKATGKERSVKSGSTQIGTKRTLVFHMGRAPKGQRTEWIMHEYTTSEKSQDAMVVCRLRKNREFHLNDSVGEGAVENSAPSVSGLVDGAKTAGSCSKDCSSSHNSHSVEQLDTGSESEEKVTNESSHPVSSLNEEDDCYADIMKDDIIKLDDSSLSENPRPIRQKLPSQGTANRRLRLRRHRMESYGNGREHFGIYELEKQTSTREISIENARDSNLIEKSTRIVFLVAVVLISVLILLLYIRGSSS; encoded by the exons atgggCAGCTGTAATATCAGCGACAACGACAGATCAATTTGTTCCATGGAAATCTCCATAGCCGAAGCTTCTTCCATGTTTCCCGGCTTCCGCTTCTCCCCCACCGACGAGGAGCTCATTCAGTATTATCTCAAGAGGAAGCTGCACGGCTCCGACGACGGCGTCGAAGTCATCCCTGAAGTTGATATTTGCAGACATGAACCTTGGGATTTACCAG GTCAATCAGTGATACAATCGGACAACGAGTGGTTCTTCTTCTCGCCTCGCGGAAGGAAGTATCCGAACGGGTCTCAGAGTAAAAGGGCAACCGTGTCCGGTTACTGGAAGGCGACAGGGAAGGAGCGCAGCGTGAAGTCCGGCTCGACCCAGATTGGCACGAAGAGGACTCTCGTGTTCCACATGGGTCGGGCGCCTAAAGGGCAGAGGACGGAGTGGATAATGCACGAGTATACCACGAGTGAGAAATCCCAG GATGCTATGGTGGTGTGTCGCCTGCGGAAGAACAGGGAGTTCCATTTGAACGATTCCGTAGGGGAAGGGGCAGTCGAAAACAGTGCACCATCTGTATCTGGGCTTGTGGATGGGGCAAAGACTGCTGGTAGCTGTTCCAAGGATTGCAGCAGCAGCCACAACTCCCACTCGGTGGAACAGCTCGACACGGGCTCTGAGTCGGAAGAGAAAGTCACGAACGAATCCTCTCACCCTGTAAGCAGCCTCAACGAG GAAGATGATTGTTATGCTGACATAATGAAAGACGACATAATCAAGCTCGATGATTCCTCGTTGAGCGAGAATCCTAGGCCTATAAGACAGAAGCTCCCTTCCCAGGGGACAGCAAATCGACGTCTCAGGCTCAGACGCCACAGGATGGAATCTTATGGGAATGGGAGGGAGCATTTTGGGATATATGAATTGGAAAAGCAGACGAGTACTCGGGAGATAAGTATTGAGAATGCTAGAGATTCGAACCTAATTGAGAAATCAACAAGGATCGTGTTCCTCGTTGCTGTCGTGTTAATCTCTGTCTTGATATTGCTCCTCTACATCCGCGGATCGTCTAGCTGA
- the LOC131021509 gene encoding bifunctional nitrilase/nitrile hydratase NIT4A, translating into MSSVSTSSSVAPNSQILNRNSGVEEAVAEKLRDMALVPNPAVDEGPLFAEVDMGADASAPTVRATVVQAATVFYDTPATLDKAERLLAEAASYGSQLVVFPEAFIGGYPRGSTFGVSIGNRTAKGKEEFRRYHAAAIDVPGPEVERLAAMAAKYKVHLVMGAIERDGYTLYCTVLFFDPQGHFLGKHRKVMPTALERIIWGFGDGSTIPVFDTPIGKIGAAICWENRMPLLRTAMYAKGVEIYCAPTADSRDVWQASMTHIALEGGCFVLSANQFCRRKDYPPPPDYVFSGAEEELMPESVVCAGGSVIISPSGTVLAGPNYEGEALISADLDLGEVVRAKFDFDVVGHYARPEILSLVVKDHPMTPVSFTSASSKPDVP; encoded by the exons ATGAGCTCAGTGTCCACGTCATCATCGGTTGCTCCGAACAGTCAAATTCTGAATAGAAATTCAGGGGTGGAAGAAGCAGTAGCTGAGAAGCTGAGAGACATGGCTCTGGTTCCTAATCCTGCTGTTGACGAGGGCCCTTTGTTTGCCGAGGTGGACATGGGGGCCGACGCCTCCGCCCCCACCGTCCGCGCCACCGTCGTCCAGGCGGCCACCGTCTTCTACGACACCCCTGCCACTCTTG ATAAAGCTGAAAGGCTGCTGGCTGAAGCAGCCTCATATGGCTCTCAGTTAGTTGTGTTTCCTGAAGCATTCATTGGTGGCTATCCACGTGGATCAACTTTTGGTGTTTCAATTGGTAACCGTACAGCCAAGGGCAAAGAGGAGTTCCGGAGATATCACGCTGCTGCTATTGATGTTCCTG GTCCTGAAGTTGAACGTTTAGCTGCAATGGCCGCGAAATATAAGGTTCATTTAGTGATGGGGGCTATAGAGAGAGATGGATATACCCTATACTGCACTGTTCTGTTTTTCGACCCTCAAGGTCATTTCCTTGGAAAGCATAGGAAAGTCATGCCTACGGCTCTGGAGCGCATAATCTGGGGCTTTGGAGACGGGTCAACAATCCCTGTTTTCGACACACCTATTGGGAAAATCGGGGCTGCAATTTGTTGGGAAAATAGAATGCCACTTTTAAGGACAGCAATGTATGCTAAAG GTGTTGAAATATATTGTGCTCCTACGGCTGATTCGAGGGATGTCTGGCAAGCTTCGATGACCCACATTGCCCTTGAAGGAGGGTGTTTTGTGCTCTCTGCCAACCAGTTCTGCAGAAGAAAAGACTATCCACCTCCACCGGATTATGTCTTCTCCGGTGCAGAGGAAGAACTCATGCCGGAATCTGTTGTCTGTGCTGGCGGCAGTGTCATAATCTCTCCATCGGGGACTGTGCTGGCAGGGCCGAATTATGAAGGGGAAGCACTCATATCCGCAGATTTGG ATCTTGGCGAGGTGGTTCGGGCAAAGTTCGACTTTGATGTGGTCGGCCACTACGCGCGCCCTGAGATCCTCAGCCTCGTCGTGAAGGACCACCCCATGACCCCTGTTTCCTTCACCTCGGCATCAAGCAAGCCCGACGTTCCCTAG
- the LOC131021522 gene encoding NAC domain-containing protein 40-like isoform X3, which produces MEISIAEASSMFPGFRFSPTDEELIQYYLKRKLHGSDDGVEVIPEVDICRHEPWDLPGQSVIQSDNEWFFFSPRGRKYPNGSQSKRATVSGYWKATGKERSVKSGSTQIGTKRTLVFHMGRAPKGQRTEWIMHEYTTSEKSQDAMVVCRLRKNREFHLNDSVGEGAVENSAPSVSGLVDGAKTAGSCSKDCSSSHNSHSVEQLDTGSESEEKVTNESSHPVSSLNEEDDCYADIMKDDIIKLDDSSLSENPRPIRQKLPSQGTANRRLRLRRHRMESYGNGREHFGIYELEKQTSTREISIENARDSNLIEKSTRIVFLVAVVLISVLILLLYIRGSSS; this is translated from the exons ATGGAAATCTCCATAGCCGAAGCTTCTTCCATGTTTCCCGGCTTCCGCTTCTCCCCCACCGACGAGGAGCTCATTCAGTATTATCTCAAGAGGAAGCTGCACGGCTCCGACGACGGCGTCGAAGTCATCCCTGAAGTTGATATTTGCAGACATGAACCTTGGGATTTACCAG GTCAATCAGTGATACAATCGGACAACGAGTGGTTCTTCTTCTCGCCTCGCGGAAGGAAGTATCCGAACGGGTCTCAGAGTAAAAGGGCAACCGTGTCCGGTTACTGGAAGGCGACAGGGAAGGAGCGCAGCGTGAAGTCCGGCTCGACCCAGATTGGCACGAAGAGGACTCTCGTGTTCCACATGGGTCGGGCGCCTAAAGGGCAGAGGACGGAGTGGATAATGCACGAGTATACCACGAGTGAGAAATCCCAG GATGCTATGGTGGTGTGTCGCCTGCGGAAGAACAGGGAGTTCCATTTGAACGATTCCGTAGGGGAAGGGGCAGTCGAAAACAGTGCACCATCTGTATCTGGGCTTGTGGATGGGGCAAAGACTGCTGGTAGCTGTTCCAAGGATTGCAGCAGCAGCCACAACTCCCACTCGGTGGAACAGCTCGACACGGGCTCTGAGTCGGAAGAGAAAGTCACGAACGAATCCTCTCACCCTGTAAGCAGCCTCAACGAG GAAGATGATTGTTATGCTGACATAATGAAAGACGACATAATCAAGCTCGATGATTCCTCGTTGAGCGAGAATCCTAGGCCTATAAGACAGAAGCTCCCTTCCCAGGGGACAGCAAATCGACGTCTCAGGCTCAGACGCCACAGGATGGAATCTTATGGGAATGGGAGGGAGCATTTTGGGATATATGAATTGGAAAAGCAGACGAGTACTCGGGAGATAAGTATTGAGAATGCTAGAGATTCGAACCTAATTGAGAAATCAACAAGGATCGTGTTCCTCGTTGCTGTCGTGTTAATCTCTGTCTTGATATTGCTCCTCTACATCCGCGGATCGTCTAGCTGA
- the LOC131021512 gene encoding putative late blight resistance protein homolog R1C-3: protein MAAYASLVSLLNTMEKIQAHPLLSTCLDKYQNESLRTKVDFFLDFVEHYSDAGSREADDLLRRIAFVAHAAEDITECEAADRVRAVSTKKSLQMLLRLQRIIDGMFSIEEKVIKFKEEMGCINRQPSYSTSSAASVKTAAMVGFDGYLVQLLDQLTGQPPERRIISIVGMGGIGKTTLARNVYENLLTVQHFDVRAWVTVSQDYNAREILKEALSCLGGLSSNIDKDQLGEELHKTLYGRRYLIILDDVWSVEVWDRMNFFFPENNNGSRIVVTTRLSEVVDYFSSSAVALSFLDDSKSWELFCEKTFPQESCPLELEDIGKKIVNKCRGLPLAIVVIGGLLGKSSRTQEYWEKIGNDISLILNSREGNKVLSILYLSYKHLPACLKSCFLYLGLFPEDCDIRVSELIKLWVAEGFIKPNTHQSLEEIAEGYVKELIDRSLLLVRGFRPHKRFETCCVHDLVRDLSIKIAAKEDFVCVRRHFTVDERTASFYSQNNSSGLVHPQIFTAKERPFKSRSLRVLAHCSGSLDYNLRDVSLRYLYHESTLVGLNRIRSYNLPSSISNLWSLQTLKITGIVKVVAPAEIWEMPQLRHVDIGSLHLPHPRGNRDAIVLRNLQTLRRVKQFQCSKEVCKRIPNIKELEFDSSSRRTLYNIGSLTKLESLRYSACGSSRPHYSTKNLRFLSSLRELSLHGCKLLWRDMKTLGSLPRLQVLNLSGRKSLVGSKWDSSEERFLSLKHLQVYGCVGLICWIAECSHFLVLETLSLSGLSELEEIPLGVGDIATLERIDVSYCAESVYISAIKIVEEQESLGNHGLQVELNFFDQEDAKEFKEKFRLEGFTNQNLRFTYTAR, encoded by the coding sequence ATGGCGGCTTATGCATCTCTAGTTTCTTTGTTGAATACTATGGAGAAGATCCAGGCTCATCCTCTCCTCTCTACTTGTTTGGACAAGTACCAGAATGAATCTCTTCGCACAAAGGTTGATTTCTTTCTAGATTTTGTAGAGCATTATTCAGATGCAGGCAGCAGAGAAGCAGATGATTTGCTGAGGCGAATTGCATTCGTGGCTCATGCGGCTGAAGATATAACTGAATGTGAAGCAGCAGATCGAGTTCGTGCTGTTTCCACTAAAAAAAGTCTGCAGATGTTGCTCCGTCTGCAGAGAATAATCGACGGCATGTTTTCAATCGAGGAAAAGGTAATCAAGTTTAAAGAAGAAATGGGGTGCATAAACCGGCAGCCCTCGTATTCGACGTCATCAGCTGCATCTGTGAAGACTGCAGCTATGGTGGGATTCGACGGCTACTTGGTGCAACTCTTGGATCAGCTCACTGGACAACCTCCTGAGCGGCGGATAATCTCAATCGTCGGAATGGGAGGGAtaggtaagaccactcttgctagAAACGTCTATGAAAATCTACTTACTGTTCAACATTTTGATGTTCGTGCTTGGGTTACTGTGTCGCAAGATTACAATGCTAGAGAAATTCTTAAAGAAGCACTTTCTTGCCTAGGAGGATTGAGTAGTAATATTGATAAGGATCAATTAGGCGAAGAGTTGCATAAAACTTTATATGGTAGGAGGTATCTCATTATACTGGATGATGTGTGGAGCGTCGAGGTTTGGGATAGGATGAATTTTTTCTTCCCAGAAAATAACAATGGAAGCCGAATTGTGGTAACAACTAGGCTATCGGAGGTGGTGGATTATTTTAGCTCCTCTGCAGTTGCATTGAGCTTTCTTGATGATAGTAAGAGTTGGGAGCTTTTCTGTGAGAAAACATTTCCACAGGAAAGCTGCCCTCTTGAACTGGAAGACATCGGAAAGAAGATTGTTAACAAGTGCAGAGGACTCCCACTCGCGATCGTCGTGATTGGAGGCCTTCTTGGAAAATCATCTAGGACACAAGAATACTGGGAGAAGATTGGAAATGATATAAGCTTGATTTTGAATTCAAGAGAGGGAAACAAAGTGTTGAGCATATTATATCTGAGTTATAAGCACTTGCCTGCGTGTCTGAAATCATGTTTCCTTTACCTGGGATTGTTTCCGGAAGACTGTGATATCCGTGTGTCCGAACTCATTAAACTCTGGGTTGCTGAAGGCTTTATAAAACCAAACACACACCAGAGTTTGGAAGAAATCGCGGAGGGATACGTAAAGGAGCTCATCGACAGGAGTCTCCTTTTAGTTCGTGGGTTCAGACCACACAAGAGGTTCGAAACATGTTGTGTTCATGATCTTGTAAGAGACTTGAGCATCAAGATTGCTGCAAAAGAGGACTTTGTTTGTGTGCGGCGTCACTTCACCGTTGATGAAAGAACTGCAAGCTTTTACAGCCAAAACAATAGCTCTGGTCTTGTCCATCCTCAGATATTCACCGCCAAGGAAAGGCCGTTTAAATCTCGATCGTTGAGGGTGTTGGCTCACTGTTCGGGTAGCCTAGACTATAATCTCCGAGATGTCAGCTTGCGGTATTTATACCATGAATCTACTCTTGTCGGACTCAACAGGATCCGCAGTTACAATCTCCCTTCATCAATTTCAAACCTCTGGAGTTTGCAGACTTTGAAGATTACAGGGATTGTAAAAGTTGTTGCGCCGGCTGAGATCTGGGAGATGCCACAGCTTAGGCATGTCGATATCGGGTCACTCCATCTTCCTCATCCCAGGGGCAATCGAGACGCGATTGTATTGCGAAACTTGCAGACGCTCAGGAGAGTAAAGCAATTCCAGTGTTCTAAGGAGGTCTGTAAGAGAATACCAAACATTAAGGAATTGGAATTTGATTCGAGCTCGCGTCGCACTTTGTACAATATCGGAAGCTTAACCAAACTCGAGTCGCTGAGATACTCCGCCTGTGGATCGTCAAGGCCACATTATTCCACGAAGAACCTCAGATTCTTGAGCTCACTCAGGGAGTTGAGTTTGCATGGTTGCAAGCTCTTGTGGAGGGATATGAAGACACTTGGTTCATTGCCTCGTCTCCAAGTTCTCAATTTGTCGGGGAGGAAATCCTTGGTGGGATCGAAATGGGATTCGAGTGAGGAGAGATTCCTTAGCTTGAAGCACCTGCAAGTTTATGGATGTGTTGGTTTGATCTGTTGGATTGCGGAGTGCTCCCATTTTCTAGTGTTGGAGACACTTTCCCTTTCAGGTTTATCCGAACTGGAAGAGATCCCTTTAGGTGTAGGAGATATAGCGACTCTTGAAAGAATAGATGTGAGCTATTGCGCGGAATCAGTCTACATTTCAGCGATTAAGATAGTAGAGGAACAAGAGAGCCTTGGAAATCATGGGCTTCAAGTGGAGCTCAACTTCTTTGATCAGGAGGATGCAAAAGAGTTCAAGGAAAAATTCCGACTAGAGGGCTTCACTAACCAAAATCTTCGATTCACATATACGGCAAGATAA
- the LOC131021522 gene encoding NAC domain-containing protein 40-like isoform X2 yields the protein MGSCNISDNDRSICSMEISIAEASSMFPGFRFSPTDEELIQYYLKRKLHGSDDGVEVIPEVDICRHEPWDLPGQSVIQSDNEWFFFSPRGRKYPNGSQSKRATVSGYWKATGKERSVKSGSTQIGTKRTLVFHMGRAPKGQRTEWIMHEYTTSEKSQDAMVVCRLRKNREFHLNDSVGEGAVENSAPSVSGLVDGAKTAGSCSKDCSSSHNSHSVEQLDTGSESEEKVTNESSHPEDDCYADIMKDDIIKLDDSSLSENPRPIRQKLPSQGTANRRLRLRRHRMESYGNGREHFGIYELEKQTSTREISIENARDSNLIEKSTRIVFLVAVVLISVLILLLYIRGSSS from the exons atgggCAGCTGTAATATCAGCGACAACGACAGATCAATTTGTTCCATGGAAATCTCCATAGCCGAAGCTTCTTCCATGTTTCCCGGCTTCCGCTTCTCCCCCACCGACGAGGAGCTCATTCAGTATTATCTCAAGAGGAAGCTGCACGGCTCCGACGACGGCGTCGAAGTCATCCCTGAAGTTGATATTTGCAGACATGAACCTTGGGATTTACCAG GTCAATCAGTGATACAATCGGACAACGAGTGGTTCTTCTTCTCGCCTCGCGGAAGGAAGTATCCGAACGGGTCTCAGAGTAAAAGGGCAACCGTGTCCGGTTACTGGAAGGCGACAGGGAAGGAGCGCAGCGTGAAGTCCGGCTCGACCCAGATTGGCACGAAGAGGACTCTCGTGTTCCACATGGGTCGGGCGCCTAAAGGGCAGAGGACGGAGTGGATAATGCACGAGTATACCACGAGTGAGAAATCCCAG GATGCTATGGTGGTGTGTCGCCTGCGGAAGAACAGGGAGTTCCATTTGAACGATTCCGTAGGGGAAGGGGCAGTCGAAAACAGTGCACCATCTGTATCTGGGCTTGTGGATGGGGCAAAGACTGCTGGTAGCTGTTCCAAGGATTGCAGCAGCAGCCACAACTCCCACTCGGTGGAACAGCTCGACACGGGCTCTGAGTCGGAAGAGAAAGTCACGAACGAATCCTCTCACCCT GAAGATGATTGTTATGCTGACATAATGAAAGACGACATAATCAAGCTCGATGATTCCTCGTTGAGCGAGAATCCTAGGCCTATAAGACAGAAGCTCCCTTCCCAGGGGACAGCAAATCGACGTCTCAGGCTCAGACGCCACAGGATGGAATCTTATGGGAATGGGAGGGAGCATTTTGGGATATATGAATTGGAAAAGCAGACGAGTACTCGGGAGATAAGTATTGAGAATGCTAGAGATTCGAACCTAATTGAGAAATCAACAAGGATCGTGTTCCTCGTTGCTGTCGTGTTAATCTCTGTCTTGATATTGCTCCTCTACATCCGCGGATCGTCTAGCTGA